In the Desulfitobacterium hafniense DCB-2 genome, GCCCTTTTCTGCATTATATTGAGTTGGGAAATTCCAGCTGAATAAGTTCCAGCTCAGCCTCGGCCGCCATCTCCAAAGCCAGTGAATCCGGGTAGGGATACAGGAAAAAGACCCGCTTTATCCCGGCATTAATGAGGAGCTTCGTGCAAAGCACACAGGGCTGAAATGTGGTATAGATATCCGCTCCATTAATAGAAACCCCATGCTTGGCTGCCTGAACCAAAGCATTTTGCTCCGCATGGACCGCCCGGCAAATCTCTGTCCGTTCTCCGGAAGGAATACCCAGCTGCTGTCTGAGGCAGCCTTTTTGGGCACAGTGACTCAATCCTGTAGGACTGCCGTTATAACCGGTGCTGAGGATCTGCTTATCCTTGACGATCACAGCGCCCACTTGACGGCGCAGGCAGGTGGAGCGTCCGGCTACAACTTGTGCCATCTGCATAAAATATTCATCCCAACTGGGCCGTTCTAACTCTTTCATTTGGTACCAAACAACCGATCCCCGGCATCACCGAGACCCGGAATGATATAGCCGTGGTCGTTTAAATAATCGTCCACTGCCGCCACAAAAATATCCACATCGTCATGGTAGTTCTGAACTTCTTTGATCCCTTCCGGAGCAGCGATCAGGCACATCAGCTTGATGCTTTTTGCTCCCCTGTCTTTCAGAAAGGTGATGGCTGCCGTAGCCGATCCCCCCGTAGCCAGCATAGGATCAATGACGATCAAATCACGCTCTTCCACATCGGTAGGGAGTTTGCAGTAGTATTCCACCGGCTTCAGTGTTTCCGGATCCCGATAAAGCCCCACATGGCCAACTTTGGCGGTGGGGATTAATCTCAGCATGCCATCCACCATGCCCAGACCGGCTCTTAAGATCGGAATCAACCCGACTTTGCGTCCGGCTATTGCCTTGGCTGTCATCGTAGCCACCGGGGTCTTTACTTCCACATCCTGCAGAGGAAAATCCCGGGTCACTTCATAGGCCATAAGCATGGAAACTTCTTCTACCAGTTCACGAAAGTCTTTGGACCCTGTATTTTCGTCTCGGATTAAGGATAATTTATGCTGTATCAAAGGATGATCCAGAATATGAACTTTTGCCATGGGTGTCAACTCCTAATCTAGATTTGGGTAGAGCGGGTATTCCGCGCAGAGTGCTGCAACCATATCCCGGGCTTTGGCAGCCCCCGCTTCATTGGGTTCTGATAAAGCAATGTCGATGGCTGCGGCAATCTTTTTCATCGCCAGGGTATCCATACCGCGGCTGGTCACGGCAGGGGTGCCGATGCGGATGCCGCTGGTTACCATAGGGCTGGCCGGATCATAGGGGATGGTGTTCTTATTCACCGTAATACCGACCTCATCTAAAATATACTCTGCTTCTTTCCCTGTCAAGCCTTTAGACCGTACATCCACAAGCATCAAATGGTTGTCCGTACCTCCGGAAACGATGCGGAAGCCTTTTTCCGCCAGAGTTTCCGATAATACTTTAGCATTCTCCACAATGCGTTTTTGATATTCCACGAATTCCGGCTTTAAAGCCTCGCCGAAGGCAACAGCCTTAGCCGCGATCACATGCATCAGCGGGCCGCCCTGAATGCCGGGGAAGATGGCTTTATCGATAGCTTTGGCAAATTCTTCTTGGCATAGAATCAGTCCCCCCCGGGGGCCCCGCAGGGTTTTATGAGTGGTGGTGGTTACAAAATGTGCGTAGGGAACAGGGTTTTGATGAAGCCCGGCTGCCACCAGGCCCGCAATATGGGCCATATCCACCATGAAGTAAGAGTCTGCCTCATCGGCAATTTCTCTTAAGCGGGCAAAGTCGATTTGTCTGGGATAGGCACTGGCTCCCGCTACAATCAGCTTAGGGCGATGCTCAAGGGCTAATTGGCGCACCACATCATAATCAATGCGTTCGGTGACTTGATCCACCCCATAGGCGACAAAGTTATAATACATCCCGGAGATATTCACCGGGCTGCCGTGGGTTAAATGACCCCCATGGGAAAGATTCATGCCGAGAACCGTATCCCCGGGTTTAAGCATGGCAAAATATACAGCGGTATTAGCCTGGGCGCCGGAATGAGGCTGGACATTGGCATGTTCCGCACCAAAAAGCTTTTTCACCCGCTCCCGGGCCAGATCCTCAACGATATCCACATACTCACAGCCGCCATAATAGCGTTTTCCCGGATATCCTTCCGCATACTTATTGGTAAGAACGGAACCCTGGGCGGCCATGACCGCTCGGCTCACAAAATTCTCTGAGGCAATCAGCTCGATTTTATAGCGCTGCCTTTGTTCCTCCTGGGCAATAGCCTCCGCCACTTCGGGATCCTGAGGGAGAATCCATTCCTTAATATAATCCATATTACCCACACTCCTGCCTCTAAAGATTAAACGAGACTTATTGAAAATCATCATACTACGGGGTACATCGCCCTCGGGCCGCCGATCAGCCGCGGCCGGGTTCTGGCCATGGTAAGGTGGGCATGGCCGATTGACTTAATGGAAGGGCGTATGGGTACAACCACCGGCCGCAGGTGCATCCCGATAAAGGTATCTCCTACATCAATTCCGGCATGCCCGCGGATGGTTTCCACCATCATCGGTGCTTGATAGTTCTGCCAAGCTTTAACCGCCATGGAGCCTCCGGCCAGCAGGGAAGGGACCACGGTTACGGCATCAAGGCCGTACTGGTCCACACAAGCTTCTTCCACCACCAGAGCGCGGTTCAAATGTTCACAGGCCTGAATAGCCAAATAGAGCTCCCGCGCCCTGACTTTGGCTAATAAAGGGGGAAGAAGGGCCTCTGCCACCTCTTCGCTGCTTGCCTTCCCGATATGTTGTCCCATAACCTCACTGGTACTGCAGCCAAGCACGACGATTTGCCTGGGTTTTAAACCAGCTTGGGCAAAGAATTCTTCTAAAGCTTGATTCCAGGCTTTATCCATATCCTCAAAATTCATTGATGATTGCCTCCGTACAGGGAATTAGAGAGTATCTCCTTTTTCAATGGCCTCGATGAGATCGACCCGACAAGCATGTCGTCCACCGGCAAAAGGAGTTTTAACAAACATATCCACGATATCCAAGGCCAAGCCCAAACCGGTGACTCTGCCTCCGAGAGCCAGGATATTGGCATTATTATGTTCCCGCGCCATACGTGCGGAATAGGTCTCAGTGCAGACTGCAGCACGAACCCCTGGTACTTTATTGGCAGCGATGGAGATCCCTAAGCCCGTACCACAGACCACAATTCCTAAGTCTGCTTTGCCTTTAGTCACTGCATCACCTACATAGAAACCATACCTGGGATACTCCACAGAATCTTTAGTGTTGGTGCCGAAATCCAGAATCTCAATCCCTTGTTCTTCTAAATGGGCACGAATCTCATTTTTAAGTTCGTACCCCCCATGATCTGCTCCTAGTGCAATTTTCAAAAGGGACACCTCCAATATCTATAGCAGTTTTCTACATTAATCAGCCAATCCCTGCCTAATACTCTGTAATACTTAAAACTTGCCTTGCCCGGCGAGGAAAATTTTCGCACATAATAGCCATCGCGCCTTAGTTTGTCCATGATTTTCCCAAGCTATGATTACTGAAAGCAGCCTCGTTCAATGCCGCCCCTCCAGGCTTGCTTTGACCTTATGGAGCAAAACCTCCATGTCTTCCGCACACCGGCGGTACCGCTCCACACTTCCGCCCCAGGGATCCGGAATATCCTGATCTTTTCCGTCTCCGGCCCAGCGCCCCAACCTCTTGATTTTCGCGGCAAACTCAGGGAAGGCCCCCTTAAGCTGCACCTCGTGAGCACCGGTCATGGGAATAATCCAATCTGCAGAAGCCAGGATTTCCCTGCGAGCCAAGCGAGCTTGATGTGACGTGAGATCGATGCCTTTTTCCTTTAAGACCTGAACCGCCTGGGCAGCGGCAGGCTCTCCCTCCCAAGCTGCTAAACCTGCGGACTCCACCTGGATATCCGCTCCCAAAATCTCCCTGGCTAAACCTTCAGCCATGGGGCTCCGGCATGTATTGCCGGTACAAACAAATACAATTCGCACGCCCGACTACTCCTATCCCAATAACATCCTTAGACCAATGATCACGAGAACAAAGCCCCCGACGATTTCAGCCCGTTTTCCCAGCCAGGAACCTACATAGCGGCCGAGGACCAAACCGCCCCCCATCATGATTCCCGCTACAGTACCCATAACCAGAACCGTAAGCCCGATGCGGCTGTCCACTGTCCCTAAAGAAAATCCTACACTAAGGGCGTCCAGGCTTACACTGGCTGCCAAAGCATACATACCGATGCCGCTCAGGGAAACCCCGGTGGGCAATTGCCGGCGATTAAGATTTGCTCTGGCTTTCGAAAGAGGAATATATTCCGCCTCCGGTCTCCAGACATGGAAAATCATCCGTCCCCCTAACCAGAGGAGCACCAGGGCACCTATCCCTTTGGCTAAATGACCGAGAAACATTCCCAGAGTCTGTCCTAAAAACAGCCCCCCTAAGGGCATAAAAACATGAAAGACAGCCACCAACAGAGAAAGCCTTAAGGTCATCCTTTTTCCGACTCCTACCAGGCCGATAGCCAAGGCCAGAGAAAAGGCATCCGCCCCTAAAGCAACGGACAGAGCCAAGATCCATGCAAGATTCAATCCCCATTCCTCCTGTTCGAAGGTAGAATACAATATCTCTGTAATTCTATGCCATGGGGGGAGGTTGCATGCTTACACCCGCATAACCCTCTGTCCGGAAGCCTTCTGCAGCCGGTTCATGATGGCGAAACCCAGACCCTTTTCGGAAACTCCTTCGGCCAGGATCATATCCATGCCCTGCTCATCACAGAGCCTTAAACCCTGGTAGAGGTTCCCGGCTACCTCTTCAGGATGATGCTCCGATCCTAAGACAAAGAGCAGATCCGGAAGCTGGCTGTGCAGCTCTGGCGCACTTTCCAGGGTGCAGAGAATGCCTACCTTCTTCAACCGGGAATGCCCCTTGCGAAGCTCGTCTTTTATTTTGCGGATCACGTTTTTCCTCTCACCAATAAGCAAGGTCAGCTCCCCCTTGGGGGCATAATGGCGGTATTTCATGCCGGGAGCCTTCGGTGCCTGATCCGGTGCAGGGCGATCCACCGCCACTTCTCCCAAGACTTCCTCCAGCTGCTCTTTGGTGATGCCTCCCGGACGAAGGATGGTCGGCACTTCACCTGTCAAATCCAGGACTGTGGATTCAACACCCACGGCGCAAGGTCCCCCATCCAAGATCAGGGGAATCTTGCCCTTTAAATCCTTCCAGACGTGAATTCCCCGGGTAGGGCTGGGCTTCCCGGAAAGATTGGCACTGGGGGCAGCGATGGGAACCCCGGCCTCCTTAATGAGCTCCAGAGCCACCGGGTGTTGGGGCATCCGAATGGCCACAGTTCCTAAGCCCCCGCTGACCACATCCGGTACAAAGGCGGTCTTTTCCAGGACCAGGGTCAAGGGACCCGGCCAAAACTTATCTGCACAAAGGGCTGCTTGAGGGGTCCATTCCTCCACCAGCCTTTTGACCATTGCCAAGTCTGAGATATGAACGATCAGAGGATTATCCTGAGGTCTGCCCTTGACTTTAAAAATCTCCTGGCAGGCATGGGCATCCATGGCATTAGCCCCTAAACCATAGACCGTCTCCGTGGGCAAGGCCACCAATTGCCCTTCGCGAATCAGCTGGGCTGCCTCTTTAATCCACTCTGTCTGAGGATGCTGTGCATCGATCGTCACCCGTTTTGTTTGCAAAATTCTCACCTCGCGAAAACTACCCGATCTCTTCCCCCCAAATCCTGAAGGATCTGAGTCTGGAAGCCCTGTTGCTGAAAAAGTTCTGCCACCGAATTTCCTTGCTGCCAACCGATCTCCATCAGGATTATACCCTTCTCCCTGAGCAGGGAACGGCCTTCCCGGGCCAGCTCCCGATAAAAATCCAGGCCGTCTGCTCCGCCCAGAAAAGCCATCCGCGGTTCTTTAGCTAGTTCCGGGGCCAGTTCCCCATATTCTGCCTGGGTTACATAGGGCGGATTGCTTACGATAAGATCCCAGCTATCCCCGCGAAGGGGTTCTAAAAAATCCCCTTGACGCCATTGGATCCGCACCCCAAGCCGCTCGCCATTGAACCGTGCCACATCCAGGGCATCCCTGGATAAGTCTGTCCCAACAACTTCAGCCTGAGGCCAAAAGTGAGCAATACTGATCGCCAAAGCTCCGCTGCCTGTGCAGAGATCCGCGATGTGGGGGGATTCCTCGCTACCTCCCCTATCCGCTGAATGCTGCCATTCCTTTTTTAATTCCAGGACCTTTTCCACGAGGATCTCTGTGTCTGCCCTGGGAATCAGAACTCTTTCATCCACATAAAAATCAAGCCCCATAAATTCCTGGTGCTTTACAATGTATTGAAGAGGTTCCCGCCTGGCCCTGCGGCTAATCATCTGTTGATAAGCAGCCTCCTGCTCAGGGCCAAGGGTTTGCTCTCTCTCCAAATAAAGTTGTTCCCGCCTTAAGCTGAGAATATGCCCAAGCAGGAGATCCGCATCCCAGCGCGGATTGTCCACTTGGGCAAGGTTTAATTCCTGCTCTCCCCATAAAAGAGCATCAATGATCCGCATTATGCCTCCGATTTCAGACGCTCGGCTTGATCCGTTGTAATCAAGGCATTGATCACCTCATCCAGCTCTCCTAACAAGATGGAATCCAGGCGATGGAGGGTCAAGCCGATACGGTGGTCTGTCACCCGGCCTTGAGGGAAGTTATAGGTGCGGATTCGCTCACTGCGATCCCCGGTTCCCACCTGACTGCGGCGCTCACTGGCCAATTCGCCCATAGCCTCTTCCTGAGCACGCTCCAGGAGACGGGCCCGCAGAACCCGCAGGGCTTTTTCTTTGTTCTTCAGCTGAGACTTCTCGTCTTGGCAGGAGACAACAGTACCTGTGGGAACGTGGGTGATGCGAACCGCGGATTGAGTGGTATTGACCGACTGTCCCCCGGGACCGCTGGAGCAGAAGATATCAATGCGCAAATCGTTGGGGTTGATGGCAACATCCACTTCTTCCGCCTCGGGAAGCACCGCCACCGTGGTGGTGGAGGTATGAATCCGGCCGCCGGACTCTGTCGTGGGTACCCGCTGCACCCGATGAACGCCGCTTTCAAACTTCAGCTTGCTATAAGCTCCTTGTCCTTCGATAAGGAAAATAATTTCTTTAAAGCCCCCGATATCGGTGTAACTGGCGCTTAAAAGCTCTGTGCGCCAGCCTTGGTGTTCAGCGTATTTGGTGTACATGCGATAGAGATCCCCGGCAAAAAGCGCCGCCTCTTCGCCCCCCGCACCGGCACGGATTTCCATAATGACGTTTTTATCATCATTAGGGTCTTTGGGCAAGAGCAGAATTCTCATTTTCTCTTCCAGCTCATCCCGCTTTTCGGTGAGTTCCTCAAGCTCCAGCTCAGCCATTTCCTTAAATTCAGGGTCTAACTTTTCCTCAAGCAGTCCCTGTGTCTCTTCCAGATGTTTCACAACTTCAGAATACTCACGGAAGGCTTCCACAATATCCGTCATTCCCGCTTGAGCTTTGGCATATTTTTGCCATTCGCTCTGGTTGCCGATGACCTCAGGATCGCTTAAGAGCTGGGTCAGCTCGTCATAGCGCCTTTCAATTTCAATTAATTTTCTTTGCATTAATTCACACCTCAAGTAGCCATTTAAATTTAGTATTTCCTAGTACTCTGTGACACTTAAAACTTGCATTGCCCGGCGAGGAAAATTTTCGTAGGACAAGGCGGAGGAATGAGCAATACCGGTCGTATGGCGATTGACGACAACGCAGTCATACGGAAATTTAACCGCCGGAAAGGTAAGGATTTAGGTGTTACAGAGTACTAGGCTTCTTGTATTGCATAGCTTAGGTGTCTGCAACCAATCTACCCTCTGCATTGAGTTCCAAGCCTATCAGCTCACTTATTACTGCTCTGCGCAGCCAGCAACTGTAAAGAAAAAGCAGAGCATGCGCTCTGCTTTTTCTCCAGCAACGACCGCAGGCCGTTGTTCATATTACATGCCGTATTTTTTCTTAAAGCGATCCACTCGTCCACCAGCATCTACAAAACGTTGAACACCGGTATAGAAGGGATGGCACTTAGAACAAATTTCCACCTTAATATCTTTCTTTGTGCTGCCGGTAGGAATAACTTCTCCACAGACACAAGTGATAGTGGTTTGTTCATATTTAGGGTGTGTCTTTTCTTTCATGTCGTCACCTTCTTTCCCAACCGAGTCGTCAACTCTAAACATTGTAGCACGTCGGCTTCATGCAGGTCAAGACAAAAAAACAGGGAATGCCTTAAATGTTCTCAAATATTTTTTCATAAAGATTCCTAAAGAATCCGATTATAGTTTTAGATTGGGTTTTGGGGCAAATAGGGCTTGGGGTCCACGGCTTTCCCATGCAGGCGAATCTCAAAATGAAGATGAGGGCCCGTACTTCTTCCCGTATCTCCCGCCAGGGCGATGCAATCTCCCTGCTCAACCCACTCTCCCGGACTCACCAGGATTTTTTGATTATGGGCATAGAGGCTTTGCACCCCATTGCCATGTTCCAAAAGCACAGTCAATCCATAAATATCATGCCATTGAGCCTTGACTACCTTGCCCGCCCGAGCGGCGAGGATTTCCGTTCCATGGGAGATTGCCAAATCGATGCCATGATGAAATTCTCCCTTTCTCCAGCCGTAATCCGAACTGATGGAGCCATAAGCCGGCCAACTCCAGATGAGCGCTGTTCCCCTGGATAATACTTCAGCTGCCTCATGAGTTCCCTGAACAGTCTTTTCCCGAATGGTCAGTGTCGCCCCGGGAGCTATGACGACTGCCGGATTATCCAGCAGAATCTGAGACCTGGTCGTCTGATACTTTTGAGCCAAATCATCAAGGCTTTGCCCCGCCTGGAGCGTGACCACGGAATAGGTAACCCGTTCTTCCTCCTGAGCAAAAGCAGGCAAGGACCAGGCATTAACCCAGAAACAACACATGAACAGGAGAGCACACCCTTTACGACAAAAGCCTCTCCGCTCATGTCCTTCATGATTCATTTTTAAATAATCACCTCAAGGGTAGCTTTACCCATGTCCAGGTAAAAAATACCTGCTGAAGCTGAACAGGCCGCTACACAGCACCCTTCATGGCATAGGCGGGCTTTTTGTCAAAACGATGCCGCGCCTCAATAAAGCGCACTGTCCCCGTTTTTCCACGCATCACCACAGTATGGGTCAGAGCTCCCTGGGAAGTAAAATGCACCCCTTTGAGCAGCGGGCCTTCGGTGATACCGGTGGCTGCAAAGAAGACATCATCAGAGCAGACCAGATCATCCATCGTTAACAATTTAGCGACATCACTGACGCCCAGCTTCTGGGCCCGCAGAACATCCTCTTCATTCTCCGGCCAAAGCCTTCCCTGCATCTCTCCGCCCAGACACCGCAGCGCAGCTGCAGCCAGTACCCCTTCCGGGGCTCCTCCGATTCCCATCATCACATCGACCCCGGTTCCTTCAATAGCACAAGCCACCGCCGGAGATACATCACCATCCGTGATCAGGCGAATCCGGGCGCCCGCCTCCCGGACGTCATGAATGATCTTCTCATGACGGGGACGGTCCAGAATAACTACGGTAAGGTCATCCATACTCTTGCCCAGAGCCCGGGCTACATTGGCCAAATTCTCCTGGACAGGGGCATCCAAGTGTATTTTGCCTTTGGCCAGGGGGCCGACGGCGATTTTGTCCATATACATATCCGGGGCATGCAGGAGACCGCCTTTTCTGGCAATAGCAACCACAGCAATAGCACCGGCTAAGCCCTTGGCGACACTATTCGTTCCTTCCAGGGGATCCACGGCCACATCCAATTCCGGAGCTTCGCCGCTTCCCACTTTTTCACCGATATAGAGCATGGGGGCTTCATCCATTTCCCCTTCGCCAATGACCACCGTTCCCTGCATACGAATGGTGTCAAAGACGGAGCGCATGGCTTGTACTGCCGCATCATCTGCGGCTTCTTTATTCCCGCGGCCAACCCAGCGGGCCGAAGCCAGCGCTGCTGCCTCTGTAACCCGGGCAAACTCCATGGTGAGTTCCCTTTCCATGGCCATTTCATTATTCATAATGATCCCTCCAAATTTTAATTGAATTCCTAACCTAATCCTAATTCAATGAGACATGAGTTATATACAAACAGCGATTTCGCTATTCATAAGCACTATCTTTAATTGTCCCATACTTTTTTTGCGGATGCAAGGCAGAGTATAAAGTCGAATAAGAAAAGCCCTATCAGCCGAAAATCGTCTGTCAGAGCTTTCATCCCAAGGTGGGTTCATGGCCAACCGCCACTTATCATCCCGCTATTTAAGCTTTTGCCAATCGGCTAAAAACTTCTTAATGCCTGCCTCAGTCAAGGGATGCTTAAAGAGCTGGCACAAAACATTGAAGGGCACGGTGGCATAATCCGCACCGATCTTGGCTGCTTCCGTCACATGAACGGGGTTGCGGATGCTGGCGGCGATGACTTTCGTCTCCAGTCCATGGACTCCAAATACCTCACAAATGTCAGCCAGTAAAAGCAGTCCATTTTCACCGATATCATCCAGTCTGCCCAGAAAGGGGCTGACATAAGTGGCTCCCGCCCGAGCGGCCAGCAAAGCCTGCACCGCTGAAAAAACTAAGGTCACATTAGTTTTAATGCCTTCGGCCTTCAGGACCTTGACCGCTTTGAGCCCCTCTTCCGTCATAGGAATTTTGACGACGATATTGGGGTG is a window encoding:
- a CDS encoding deoxycytidylate deaminase, whose translation is MKELERPSWDEYFMQMAQVVAGRSTCLRRQVGAVIVKDKQILSTGYNGSPTGLSHCAQKGCLRQQLGIPSGERTEICRAVHAEQNALVQAAKHGVSINGADIYTTFQPCVLCTKLLINAGIKRVFFLYPYPDSLALEMAAEAELELIQLEFPNSI
- the upp gene encoding uracil phosphoribosyltransferase translates to MAKVHILDHPLIQHKLSLIRDENTGSKDFRELVEEVSMLMAYEVTRDFPLQDVEVKTPVATMTAKAIAGRKVGLIPILRAGLGMVDGMLRLIPTAKVGHVGLYRDPETLKPVEYYCKLPTDVEERDLIVIDPMLATGGSATAAITFLKDRGAKSIKLMCLIAAPEGIKEVQNYHDDVDIFVAAVDDYLNDHGYIIPGLGDAGDRLFGTK
- the glyA gene encoding serine hydroxymethyltransferase, encoding MDYIKEWILPQDPEVAEAIAQEEQRQRYKIELIASENFVSRAVMAAQGSVLTNKYAEGYPGKRYYGGCEYVDIVEDLARERVKKLFGAEHANVQPHSGAQANTAVYFAMLKPGDTVLGMNLSHGGHLTHGSPVNISGMYYNFVAYGVDQVTERIDYDVVRQLALEHRPKLIVAGASAYPRQIDFARLREIADEADSYFMVDMAHIAGLVAAGLHQNPVPYAHFVTTTTHKTLRGPRGGLILCQEEFAKAIDKAIFPGIQGGPLMHVIAAKAVAFGEALKPEFVEYQKRIVENAKVLSETLAEKGFRIVSGGTDNHLMLVDVRSKGLTGKEAEYILDEVGITVNKNTIPYDPASPMVTSGIRIGTPAVTSRGMDTLAMKKIAAAIDIALSEPNEAGAAKARDMVAALCAEYPLYPNLD
- a CDS encoding TIGR01440 family protein, translated to MNFEDMDKAWNQALEEFFAQAGLKPRQIVVLGCSTSEVMGQHIGKASSEEVAEALLPPLLAKVRARELYLAIQACEHLNRALVVEEACVDQYGLDAVTVVPSLLAGGSMAVKAWQNYQAPMMVETIRGHAGIDVGDTFIGMHLRPVVVPIRPSIKSIGHAHLTMARTRPRLIGGPRAMYPVV
- the rpiB gene encoding ribose 5-phosphate isomerase B — protein: MKIALGADHGGYELKNEIRAHLEEQGIEILDFGTNTKDSVEYPRYGFYVGDAVTKGKADLGIVVCGTGLGISIAANKVPGVRAAVCTETYSARMAREHNNANILALGGRVTGLGLALDIVDMFVKTPFAGGRHACRVDLIEAIEKGDTL
- a CDS encoding low molecular weight protein arginine phosphatase, yielding MRIVFVCTGNTCRSPMAEGLAREILGADIQVESAGLAAWEGEPAAAQAVQVLKEKGIDLTSHQARLARREILASADWIIPMTGAHEVQLKGAFPEFAAKIKRLGRWAGDGKDQDIPDPWGGSVERYRRCAEDMEVLLHKVKASLEGRH
- a CDS encoding manganese efflux pump MntP family protein yields the protein MNLAWILALSVALGADAFSLALAIGLVGVGKRMTLRLSLLVAVFHVFMPLGGLFLGQTLGMFLGHLAKGIGALVLLWLGGRMIFHVWRPEAEYIPLSKARANLNRRQLPTGVSLSGIGMYALAASVSLDALSVGFSLGTVDSRIGLTVLVMGTVAGIMMGGGLVLGRYVGSWLGKRAEIVGGFVLVIIGLRMLLG
- a CDS encoding L-threonylcarbamoyladenylate synthase; translated protein: MQTKRVTIDAQHPQTEWIKEAAQLIREGQLVALPTETVYGLGANAMDAHACQEIFKVKGRPQDNPLIVHISDLAMVKRLVEEWTPQAALCADKFWPGPLTLVLEKTAFVPDVVSGGLGTVAIRMPQHPVALELIKEAGVPIAAPSANLSGKPSPTRGIHVWKDLKGKIPLILDGGPCAVGVESTVLDLTGEVPTILRPGGITKEQLEEVLGEVAVDRPAPDQAPKAPGMKYRHYAPKGELTLLIGERKNVIRKIKDELRKGHSRLKKVGILCTLESAPELHSQLPDLLFVLGSEHHPEEVAGNLYQGLRLCDEQGMDMILAEGVSEKGLGFAIMNRLQKASGQRVMRV
- the prmC gene encoding peptide chain release factor N(5)-glutamine methyltransferase: MRIIDALLWGEQELNLAQVDNPRWDADLLLGHILSLRREQLYLEREQTLGPEQEAAYQQMISRRARREPLQYIVKHQEFMGLDFYVDERVLIPRADTEILVEKVLELKKEWQHSADRGGSEESPHIADLCTGSGALAISIAHFWPQAEVVGTDLSRDALDVARFNGERLGVRIQWRQGDFLEPLRGDSWDLIVSNPPYVTQAEYGELAPELAKEPRMAFLGGADGLDFYRELAREGRSLLREKGIILMEIGWQQGNSVAELFQQQGFQTQILQDLGGRDRVVFAR
- the prfA gene encoding peptide chain release factor 1, translating into MQRKLIEIERRYDELTQLLSDPEVIGNQSEWQKYAKAQAGMTDIVEAFREYSEVVKHLEETQGLLEEKLDPEFKEMAELELEELTEKRDELEEKMRILLLPKDPNDDKNVIMEIRAGAGGEEAALFAGDLYRMYTKYAEHQGWRTELLSASYTDIGGFKEIIFLIEGQGAYSKLKFESGVHRVQRVPTTESGGRIHTSTTTVAVLPEAEEVDVAINPNDLRIDIFCSSGPGGQSVNTTQSAVRITHVPTGTVVSCQDEKSQLKNKEKALRVLRARLLERAQEEAMGELASERRSQVGTGDRSERIRTYNFPQGRVTDHRIGLTLHRLDSILLGELDEVINALITTDQAERLKSEA
- the rpmE gene encoding 50S ribosomal protein L31 is translated as MKEKTHPKYEQTTITCVCGEVIPTGSTKKDIKVEICSKCHPFYTGVQRFVDAGGRVDRFKKKYGM
- a CDS encoding M23 family metallopeptidase, which codes for MNHEGHERRGFCRKGCALLFMCCFWVNAWSLPAFAQEEERVTYSVVTLQAGQSLDDLAQKYQTTRSQILLDNPAVVIAPGATLTIREKTVQGTHEAAEVLSRGTALIWSWPAYGSISSDYGWRKGEFHHGIDLAISHGTEILAARAGKVVKAQWHDIYGLTVLLEHGNGVQSLYAHNQKILVSPGEWVEQGDCIALAGDTGRSTGPHLHFEIRLHGKAVDPKPYLPQNPI
- the glpX gene encoding class II fructose-bisphosphatase, with the translated sequence MERELTMEFARVTEAAALASARWVGRGNKEAADDAAVQAMRSVFDTIRMQGTVVIGEGEMDEAPMLYIGEKVGSGEAPELDVAVDPLEGTNSVAKGLAGAIAVVAIARKGGLLHAPDMYMDKIAVGPLAKGKIHLDAPVQENLANVARALGKSMDDLTVVILDRPRHEKIIHDVREAGARIRLITDGDVSPAVACAIEGTGVDVMMGIGGAPEGVLAAAALRCLGGEMQGRLWPENEEDVLRAQKLGVSDVAKLLTMDDLVCSDDVFFAATGITEGPLLKGVHFTSQGALTHTVVMRGKTGTVRFIEARHRFDKKPAYAMKGAV
- the fsa gene encoding fructose-6-phosphate aldolase, encoding MEFLLDSANPEEIRQAWAMGVIGGITTNPSLVAKEGRDFHQLLQELVQIVNGPISAEVIALDTEGMLGEARELAAMHPNIVVKIPMTEEGLKAVKVLKAEGIKTNVTLVFSAVQALLAARAGATYVSPFLGRLDDIGENGLLLLADICEVFGVHGLETKVIAASIRNPVHVTEAAKIGADYATVPFNVLCQLFKHPLTEAGIKKFLADWQKLK